The Drosophila subobscura isolate 14011-0131.10 chromosome A, UCBerk_Dsub_1.0, whole genome shotgun sequence genome includes the window TGAATTAGTGATTGATGATTGATAATTTATGGGATAACATAAGATGATAACAACAAATGTGTGTATCCTTTCGGTTATGAGAAATTCTTACAGCCTCCGATTTCAAACAGGCTAACGGAAAATCTGTTAAAGATTTAATTTAGAGGCAAGCCTCTTGGTTCTGTTCGGTCTCCCAACAACGCCTTATGTTGTGGAAACGCACTGTACTTTTGAATGCATGAGAGAAACCCCGAGAAATACAGAGAAGAACCTTGAGTTTTCCCATACGCTTAATGCATTccgaaaagaagaaaaaaaacaaaacagggggaaacacaaacaatggAGAAACGTGCGGAACGTGTTTAAATGTCACTCTTGATTTCTCACTCTCGATCGATGTGCCAGCGCTTCAGCTGCCATGACGAATACTTATCTTTGGGAACCTTACAGGACTCAACCGCTTTACCTTTGCTTTATTAGAAATCCTTGACTAATGATTGGTCGAACTTTATGTTTGATTGCAGGCCTTTGCCTCAAAGCACTCGGATGCCGAGTCGCTGCTGTACAACATGAACACGAAGTATTATTACTACACGAGAACACGTGGACTCTTCCGCATTTGTTATCCGAAGGAGCGGCCACCGGCATCAGCAGGTAAGTGGAAGgagaggcacagacacagacacagacctGAGCTAAGCTGCCATACATTAATCTCTGATTTGAATTCCTTTCAGTGCCCACATATCTGTCACCGATTGAGACACACTGCTCGAACATTGACTACTTTCCGCAGGCGGAGGATGAGAAAATTGCCAACGAGGACGCCACATCGAGACTGCACTTGGCCCGCTCCTGCATTGCCCTGTTCATAATTAGTTTTGTGACAATATTCTGTGCATTTTGGACCGGCCTGTCGGGCTGCTGGAAGCGCTCATCGGGCGCCATAACAGCCACATCGATATTGTTGCTGGTCACGTGCCTTTTGGCTGCCGGGGCCATGGGCCTCTGGCATACCGTGGAGTTCTTTGAGAAGGAAAAGGTCGTTGGCGAGGATTACTTTCAGCAGTGGAACACGGTGTGTAGAGAGTGCAAAATATAAACCTTTAAGGCGAAACCTTGAACATTCTGTAATCTCCAAAAGGTTCTTCGCGATAATACAAAAATTGCCTACGACTGGTCGTACATTGTGGCCTGGGCTGGCATCGGGACATGCCTGCTGTCGGCCATTCTGCTGTCGGGTGCCGCCGTCTGTCTGCGCAACGAGcgcgagaaggaggagcaacTGAATCTGCAATATTTGATGCCTGGTAAGCAAAGACTCTCTGCCGGACTGTCTGTAATCCACACTAATGCGTATCTTTGTTGCTTCCTTTGCAGTGTACTCGCAGAAGCAGCCCCCTTATCCGCCGTATGCCAATtatgcacagccacagatcTATCCGGGTCCCTACTACCATGGCTCGCAATATGGCCCCTACAACTATTAGGACTAGGGAGAGTTCCCCGAGGTAAAGAGAGCATCGATCGGCAGAAGGAAGGGAGGGGAGAGGAAAGCATCAGCAGTCACGGAAGGAttcaacgaaacgaaacgaaagaaagacaaaaatCAGTAGCCAGTCCTCCCACGTCGTCTAAGAAAGAAGAAATGTTTGAGCAATTAGGGTCCAAAATACCCGCAAAGACACCGAGTTTTTAACACAAAATTACAACATTCTGAAGCGGATaatctataaatatgtaacgggttttttttttgtagagcTCTAGAGCTATTTAGGTTCGATGGAACTTGGAGTCAAGAGGTTGCATCGAAGCTTTTGGTGCGCAAAACTTGAGTGGCGCCTAAAGAATGTTTTAAAGGAGACGAAAggaagataaaataaaataaaataaagacaaaaagacagacacgacaacaaaacaataaagagTTAATTTATTGTAGCATGTAAAGTACATGTGTAGCcttatattaataataataataatactatAAAACAAATGAGAAATCAATGTAATCGTAAGCTGACAGAGTTTCCGTTTCACGCCACAACCTACGCCCTACGCCCCACACCTGATCCTTCCCCACACCACCACCCATTGTGTAATGTATATGAATGTAATGCGCGACAAGCTTCAAATTTGTCTTCCAAGTATAGTGCATATTGTATGTAGATCTGTACGTTTAATGAATAAAAGTTTTCTTACGTTAATCGCGGCGTCTGgtgtcaaaattaattaaataaacaaagtgTGGAAAGTGTCGCTGGTCAGTTTCAATCGTGGAAATataaacagaacagaagagcGATTAAACCATTTTGGACCagagaatatgcaaataagTATATTCACGAAATCTACCCAACTGGAAGAATTTTATGGCAAGGCCAAGAAGAATTTAGAAACATAATTCTGTTATGCGGATACAATCAAGACGACTGAATGTTAATGTAGAGGTGGGATTGAGTGGGTTAACTGCAtcatccgcggtcacactaacCATACTtgttttatgctatttttgttggttgaccttttttgttttaaacgTAATTTGTAAGCATTCCAACAAAAGGCAGTCGTAAAAACTAGcaaatcttgtggagaatttatGGGtaaattggataaaattatagttttagcacGAAGAATTCTAACTAGCTAGAAATATCAAATTGAACATCAAAATTTTAGATTCACTTTATGTTTACAGTATATttggaaaatgcaagggtatatttcggtatatttccgagggtctgtccgTATATTTTTATCGATACATCCTCGGTCACACTTCACATATTGTTTGTCTTAgaattgttttcgtttttgtacAATGGCCAGCGAAAAATCTGAAAAGGCCAAGATCAATGCACAGATCAAGCATGTGCCGAAGGATGCGCAGGTGATCATGTCCATACTGAAGGAGCAGAATATCCATGACTATGAGCCACGCGTGGTCAACCAATTGCTGGAATTCACCTTCCGTAAGTGCTGCAGCCGCCAAAAAGTGCAATTGGAATGACAAAACTTAACAACATTTGTTGCAGGCTATGTGACCTGCATTCTGGACGATGCCAAGGTGTATGCGAATCATGCACGCAAGAAGACCATCGATCTGGAGGATGTTCGCCTAGCCACGGATATGGCGCTGGACAAGAGCTTCACCGGGCCATTGCCGCGCCATACCCTGTCGAAGGTGGCAGAGATACGCAACAGCATGCCGCTGCCACCGATTAAGCCGCACTGCGGCCTGCGTCTGCCGCCCGATCGTTACTGCCTCACCGGTGTCAACTACAAGTTGCGGGCCACGAATCAGGCGAAGAAGATGCCCAAATCGGCTCTCGAATCGCGCTCATTGAAGACCATCGTGAAGCCCGTGGCCAGTGCCAATGGGCCGAAGCGTGCCCACTCTGTGGTGGCGAAGCAGCAGGTGGTGACCATACCCAAGCCCGTCATCAAGTTCACGACCACGACGAAGAATGTCTCCGGCAATGCGGACACGAAGCCGGACACCAGTTCGGGTGGCGACATGAAAATGGAAGTGGACAGCGATGCGGCGGCCGTGGGCAGCATTCCGAGCACCAGTGCCACCAGTGCAGCCGGCGTCAGTTCGGGCGTAAAGCGTGAGCGCGAGGAGGAAGAGTTCGAATTTGCAGCCAACTGAGCAGCGAGcagaaatacaaattaatcaattagaaatatattttcaaaaaacGAGTTCCGATGGTTCATTTAAGTGCCAGAATTATGCAGCAGCCAAGATCCATAATCTGCAAGTACTCGGAGCCACCGTCCTGCAAGCGGAAGCAGCATTCCTGCAAAAACAAAGGGGGGAGAGCAAAGCATAAGCCAAGCTGCGACGATTCCAAACAATTCATTAACTTACGCCCAGCTTCTCGCAGATCTTTGCCTTCTGCGGATCGGTTAGGGTCGCGTGATGGACAACAAACTCCACCAATTGGTCCATCATTTGGCCCACACTGTACGCCGAGTAGCCAATTTCACGCACAAATTGCTCGAGGCGCTCGTAGTTGCCTGAGCGGCAGACCTCCATGAAATCCTCCAGATAGTAGTCAGGGATGACGCCAGACATTTCGAACAGATCGGCGGTGTTGATGGTGTGCTCGGAGCCTTGGAGGCGGAAGCATGACTGGAGCGTGGTTATGGCGCGACGCAGATCGCCGCCGGATATCTTGACAATTGTCTTGTAGGCATCTGGATCGATTTTGACGCCCTCCAGCTCACAAATGTGCTGCAGGCGGGCAATGATCTTCTCCTCGCCGAGCGGCTTGAAGCGAAACTTGGAGCAGCGCGATGTGATGGGCACAATGATGCGCGAGACGTAGTTGCAGATGAGGCAGAagcgtgtgctgctgctctccttctCCATGGTGCGGCGCAGCGCGGACTGAGCGGCATGCGTCATCGAGTCGGCCTCGTCCAGGATGATGATCTTGAAGGGTGGCACTGGGCGGCCATCGGGGCGCACATGGCTGGCCGACAGCTGGGAGAAGTTCTTGATTTTGGTGCGCACCACATTGATGCCACGCTCATCGGAGGCGTTCAGCTCGAGTATGCGATCCTTGTACATGTCGCCGAATATCTGGCGCGCTGCTGCCAGGATGGTGCTCGTCTTGCCCGTGCCTGGCGGACCGTAGAGCAGCATATTGGGCAGATCGGCACCCTCCACACACTTCCGGAGCACAGCCACCACCTCCGACTGCTCGACCACATCGTCAACGCTTCGTGGGCGGCTGAaatgaacaataaataaacattcaaTCTGCATGGCTAACTCGATGGCACTTACTATTTCTCCACCCATGGAGCCGGCGGCTTGCGACGCTCCACGGCCCCGCCTTGGGCTTTGccggagttgctgctgccaccgccagaCTTTCCAGTTTTCAAAAATGCCTGCATCTCAatcaaattaagtttaaagcagcgtttgttttttttgttaaaaagCCGGCAAAGTTTTGCCGCGTTTTgagcagtgtgaccgtggagTTGTCGagaaaatataccgtctgaaCCTAAGTACTGCAACGGGGTGGCAGCACCGGCTGATTTGTGTTGTTGTCCCGCCGCCTCTTtggtgatttttgttgttttggatGCTTCTCGCCGCGCCTCACCTCACTCGTAAAACAGTTGATAAGTGCACCGCGACATATATTCCAAAGGATATAAATAGAGCAGCGTCGTCAGCTGTGGAAACTAACATGATAAGACGTGCCCCCGAGTGGTTATAGAGCGGGAAAAACGCGAGACGATTACGATTCGATTtgagtttgttgttgctcccttcccttctgtttttttcttctttttgtcaCACCATTTGACATCGTTGCCAaaacgctgccgctgctgctgctgctgccgttgttaTTATGTAAAATCAGTGCGGAAGCAATACGGTTGGACAACAAACAAAGGCAGCGCATAAGCAACTCCTGGACGCccaacacagccacacagccagccagccagcagctgcgtgAAAGTTGAACGCCCAACAGAGGCAGGCATACAGGCAGGCCATCAACAGGTCACAGCACCTTCAGACGGGGGGAGCCAATAAGTAGCCATTTCCCACTGCCAGCTGAGTGTTGTGTGAGTATGCGGCACCTACGGACACTCGTTtgttgtttgacttttgagcTCCTTCTGGTTGCAGTTGCTCCCCGATTGAAGCCATGACTTcggccacagacacagcgcAAGGCCAGCAAccaagtgccagtgccagtgcgagtGGCAGCGATGAATCCTCAACAACTGTCGGTTCAGGCTCCACCAGTGGACGGCATCAGCTGCGACCCGTGAAGTACGATTATGCCGATTCCTTTGCCTGCACCTACATTGTCTCTGTGGTGGCTGCCTCTGTGGCCGAACTGGCCACATATCCCCTGGATCTGACCAAGACACGACTGCAGATACAAGgcgaggcggcagcagcgccagttACCACAAGCGGCAGCACTCTTGCTCCACCAGGAGCCAAGGGCAATGTGAGTAAGAACCTGTTGAGGTTCAGCAAACACTCCTCCCCCcgtctgtacatacatatattgctTGCCTTTTGTGGGGTTGCTCTGTGGTTTTGATGTGATCTccgtttctgttgctgtttctgttctttgtatatgtttgtgtctgtttctctgtatttgtatttgtatctgccTCTGGCTTTGGTTTATCCTTGCTGCCACTGTTTCGTCTTGCCTTGCCTCTAatactcacccacacacacacacatgcacactccatacatatatgtactaaCACCTTGCGGCTGCCCACTaatctctgtatctgtaacgTGAGATAAGATTCCTTCCCTTTACCgcaaaaaacgaaagacgAAAACGCGTAGCGTAGTAGCACTTGGATAATCcacatttaatatttagtcCATGGGTTGTATCCCTTATCCTTAATGTCTTTATCCCTCAACCATTTGTATGTTTccacccatgcccatgcccatgtcccGTTACctgttgtttgcatttccaaCACTATTCctgtgtacgtgtgtgcgtgtttcagtgtatacaaaatactacagcaacaaaacctctccccatatatgtatacaaaaccaaaacaaaaacccaaaatcaATTACCAAATCAATTTACCAACCAGATGCAATATCGCGGCATGGTGGCCACCGCCTTTGGCATTGCACGCGAGGAGGGCGCCCTCAAATTGTGGCAGGGCGTGACACCGGCGCTCTACAGACACGTCGTCTATAGgtgggcaaaaaaaaaaaaaaaaaaataataaaaaaagaagaagaaaaaactaCTAAAAGAGTTCTCATTGTATATCCACACATATCCACATTTGCCTGTGGCATCCTCTGACTACTCTGCTAGCAGCAGCCTTCAGGCTCcaattgcatttgtatttaattcgcattcgcattctcTATACTGCAGCGGTGTGCGCATCTGCAGCTACGATCTGATGCGCAAGGAGTTCACGAAGAACGGCAGCCAGGCATTGCCCATATGGAAGTCCGCTTTGTGCGGCGTCACAGCCGGTGCCGTTGCCCAGTGGCTCGCCTCGCCCGCCGATCTAGTCAAGGTTCAGATCCAAATGGAGGGACGGCGCCGTCTGATGGGTGAGCCGCCGCGCGTCCATAGCGCCGGTCATGCCTTCCGTAAAATTGTCCAACGTGGCGGCATCAAGGGTCTGTGGAAGGGCAGCATACCGAATGTACAGCGTGCCGCTCTGGTCAATCTGGGTGATCTGACCACCTACGATACGATCAAGCATCTAATTATGGACCGACTCCAGATGCCCGACTGCCACACCGTCCATGTGCTGGCCTCCGTGTGTGCGGGCTTTGTGGCGGCCATTATGGGCACACCAGCGGATGTGGTGAAGACGCGCATCATGAATCAGCCCACAGACAACAAGGGAAAGTAAGTGGCCGCCAAAGGATTCCCTTTCGCTTCGATCTTTAATGGATTCTGgttcttcttctcttttcaGCGGTCTGCTCTATCGTGGATCTGTGGATTGTCTGCGACAAACTGTGGCCAAGGAGGGTTTTCCAGCGTTGTACAAGGGATTTCTGCCCTGCTGGATACGAATGGCACCCTGGTCGCTTACCTTCTGGTTATCCTTCGAGCAGATACGCAAAATGATTGGAGCTTCTGGCTattaagaaacaaaaacaacaaagccacaaatatacatagtacacacacaaaacacgtTACACGATACATACATTACATATGTGTGAGtgtcttttcttgttttaaatctaaatgtacataatgcacacacacacacacacattcagactacatatgtatctgcTACGTTAAAGCATTCGTTCGTTGGTTCGTTCgattgtttagtttttgtttgatttgcgaCTCTAGAAATCTAGAAAATAAGCCCAAAcgcctggctgtctgtctgttcctCAAGTTTTCCCCTCGCGCGACAGAGAGTGAGCAGCTTTCAGTTTTTGCCAGCAGCTCTTCTTCCATCCCCTTTTAAAGCTGTAAGCAATCTAACCATTATTtcgttttccttctttttgttattgttgtttgcccTCTAAGCGAATTATAAAactctacatatatatatatacacaaataaagagagagacaattGTTATTTTCAAAGATATTTTGGTTGCAATTATTGGTTCTGCTCTTCTATCACTAACGATGGGAGACAACACTCGACTTTTGGTGTGCAAAATCCACGAGCATTGTCGTTTGCATGACAATGCACCGTTAAGAGAGTGCaactctgccgctctctcgcCCACCCAGCTGTTTAAGTCCACTCTGCTTGTAAAAGAGACAACAAACACTCTGTTGTTGGTGTGCGTTTTGTGCTTTGACAGACAAGATCCACGAGCATTGTCGTTTGCATGGCAATGCACCGTTACGAGAGTGCAACTCCTCACGCGCTCTCTCCCAACCAGCTGTTTCAGCCAGACAACAAACACTCTGCTGTTGGTTTTTAGATCTCAAtattttcttcttatttttggTAAATCTCGTATTGCGTATCCAAGTTTCCAGGTTCCAGTGGTGCCATCAAacgaacagaaacagacagaacaaaaaaaatggtatACATACTAATGTTAATCCTTagggacacacacatacatacatacatacatatatgtacacagaCAGATGCATACAGGCtaagtatataatatatatatctcGTATATATCTAAAATTGCAAtaacttttacattttaaaacaCTGCATAATGGAAACGTACAGTTAGGTGTACAGGTGTCTGTGTGGACGACATCCGGATGTCCAGCCTTTCGTCCGGATGTtgcaaaaagccaaataattccctatggtgtgtgtgtgtgtgtgtttgcggtgCAGTGTGTGTGGTATGCTTATGGGGAATGAATGGGCAAGAGCGTGCCTCCTGTGCTCTACCCCCCCTAGTATTGgtctctgttttggttttggatcCCTAGTATGGTGTGGTGTCGGCGAgtcgtgcgtgtgtgctgcTTGACTAGACGCTGCGGAACGCTGAGGCAAAGAGCTACATTGGAAagggtggtgctggtgctgctgctgtgctgctgctgtggctggacTTATTCCAATCCCAGCGCCCAATTGATGCCTAAAACTATAAAGAAAATGAGCGGCTGCCAGGCCACCAGCCAGCGGATCCAGTCCAGCAAACGGCCATACAACACATGCGGCTTCTCCCATCTGCacaagaaaaacatttaagaTCGCTATGCTGTAGGGTCAAAGACTGTTTTTGGGTGCTTACGGATTGCGAAACATTTTCTGTAGATCAACCTTCTCCTTGCAGTAGGGACATGTCTGCTTCTTGCCGACAATACACCAGCCCCGTATGCAGAACTCATGGAACACATGATTGCAGGACAATTTGTATGTGTTCTCAATGACGCCCTCCTCCTTTTCTGAAACCAACAACTGATTGCCGCACACAGCGCACACATTCTGCTCCAAGTGGCGCGTGGGTATGCCCTGAGGGGCATAGTACTGTGGGGCAAAGGGTaaacaaatcgaattgaaaGCTGAACAAACACACGCTAAGAGAGGAAACTTACGCCaatggctgctgccattttgtcTGAGCATATTTCGGATATGTCGCGACCGAGCACACCAATGTAGAGGCCATAGAAGCAGAACATTAGGCCCACATCCATCCAGATATTTGGCAGCTGTGAGAACAAATAGTTCATGCCCATAAAGGCGGCCATGATGACGAGGTAGCCAACCAAGCCGAGGCCATAGCTTAGCTTGTAAATGAAGTAGAACCATTTGTAGACGAGTCTGCAATGGGATTGATTGCTTGATTGCCGGCAATGGGCATGGAAATGGCTATTGGGAATGACTCACCTGGGCGTTGTGCCTTGGATGGGCTTGCTTATCGCACGGCGCATAACCAGCGCCGTAATGATTGTGAA containing:
- the LOC117903870 gene encoding transcription initiation factor TFIID subunit 9 — its product is MASEKSEKAKINAQIKHVPKDAQVIMSILKEQNIHDYEPRVVNQLLEFTFRYVTCILDDAKVYANHARKKTIDLEDVRLATDMALDKSFTGPLPRHTLSKVAEIRNSMPLPPIKPHCGLRLPPDRYCLTGVNYKLRATNQAKKMPKSALESRSLKTIVKPVASANGPKRAHSVVAKQQVVTIPKPVIKFTTTTKNVSGNADTKPDTSSGGDMKMEVDSDAAAVGSIPSTSATSAAGVSSGVKREREEEEFEFAAN
- the LOC117903866 gene encoding RING finger protein 121; the encoded protein is MYQQHMDLHAPVDLNKSLDDMTPEERMRAEHQLMVEKHRGHDAMHSEMVIILFVTVVIAQVILVEWKKRHYRSYSFITLLAMWIIPFTISCFFGWVRFIVIWGIFTIITALVMRRAISKPIQGTTPRLVYKWFYFIYKLSYGLGLVGYLVIMAAFMGMNYLFSQLPNIWMDVGLMFCFYGLYIGVLGRDISEICSDKMAAAIGYYAPQGIPTRHLEQNVCAVCGNQLLVSEKEEGVIENTYKLSCNHVFHEFCIRGWCIVGKKQTCPYCKEKVDLQKMFRNPWEKPHVLYGRLLDWIRWLVAWQPLIFFIVLGINWALGLE
- the LOC117903864 gene encoding mitochondrial uncoupling protein 4 isoform X1; this translates as MTSATDTAQGQQPSASASASGSDESSTTVGSGSTSGRHQLRPVKYDYADSFACTYIVSVVAASVAELATYPLDLTKTRLQIQGEAAAAPVTTSGSTLAPPGAKGNMQYRGMVATAFGIAREEGALKLWQGVTPALYRHVVYSGVRICSYDLMRKEFTKNGSQALPIWKSALCGVTAGAVAQWLASPADLVKVQIQMEGRRRLMGEPPRVHSAGHAFRKIVQRGGIKGLWKGSIPNVQRAALVNLGDLTTYDTIKHLIMDRLQMPDCHTVHVLASVCAGFVAAIMGTPADVVKTRIMNQPTDNKGNGLLYRGSVDCLRQTVAKEGFPALYKGFLPCWIRMAPWSLTFWLSFEQIRKMIGASGY
- the LOC117903865 gene encoding replication factor C subunit 2; translation: MQAFLKTGKSGGGSSNSGKAQGGAVERRKPPAPWVEKYRPRSVDDVVEQSEVVAVLRKCVEGADLPNMLLYGPPGTGKTSTILAAARQIFGDMYKDRILELNASDERGINVVRTKIKNFSQLSASHVRPDGRPVPPFKIIILDEADSMTHAAQSALRRTMEKESSSTRFCLICNYVSRIIVPITSRCSKFRFKPLGEEKIIARLQHICELEGVKIDPDAYKTIVKISGGDLRRAITTLQSCFRLQGSEHTINTADLFEMSGVIPDYYLEDFMEVCRSGNYERLEQFVREIGYSAYSVGQMMDQLVEFVVHHATLTDPQKAKICEKLGECCFRLQDGGSEYLQIMDLGCCIILALK
- the LOC117903869 gene encoding uncharacterized protein LOC117903869, yielding MPCSAVTLSIATICAIIATALLAIAFSTDNWLHYDVWRNQIQAFASKHSDAESLLYNMNTKYYYYTRTRGLFRICYPKERPPASAVPTYLSPIETHCSNIDYFPQAEDEKIANEDATSRLHLARSCIALFIISFVTIFCAFWTGLSGCWKRSSGAITATSILLLVTCLLAAGAMGLWHTVEFFEKEKVVGEDYFQQWNTVLRDNTKIAYDWSYIVAWAGIGTCLLSAILLSGAAVCLRNEREKEEQLNLQYLMPVYSQKQPPYPPYANYAQPQIYPGPYYHGSQYGPYNY
- the LOC117903864 gene encoding mitochondrial uncoupling protein 4 isoform X2, with product MQYRGMVATAFGIAREEGALKLWQGVTPALYRHVVYSGVRICSYDLMRKEFTKNGSQALPIWKSALCGVTAGAVAQWLASPADLVKVQIQMEGRRRLMGEPPRVHSAGHAFRKIVQRGGIKGLWKGSIPNVQRAALVNLGDLTTYDTIKHLIMDRLQMPDCHTVHVLASVCAGFVAAIMGTPADVVKTRIMNQPTDNKGNGLLYRGSVDCLRQTVAKEGFPALYKGFLPCWIRMAPWSLTFWLSFEQIRKMIGASGY
- the LOC117903864 gene encoding mitochondrial uncoupling protein 4 isoform X3; this translates as MRKEFTKNGSQALPIWKSALCGVTAGAVAQWLASPADLVKVQIQMEGRRRLMGEPPRVHSAGHAFRKIVQRGGIKGLWKGSIPNVQRAALVNLGDLTTYDTIKHLIMDRLQMPDCHTVHVLASVCAGFVAAIMGTPADVVKTRIMNQPTDNKGNGLLYRGSVDCLRQTVAKEGFPALYKGFLPCWIRMAPWSLTFWLSFEQIRKMIGASGY